One part of the Neoarius graeffei isolate fNeoGra1 chromosome 2, fNeoGra1.pri, whole genome shotgun sequence genome encodes these proteins:
- the LOC132873616 gene encoding pro-neuregulin-4, membrane-bound isoform-like: MMADHGEPCTGSDASYCMNEGKCFKIPSMSTLTCVCNTNYVGSRCEQFQLESTSDNNHETGMIAAIAILLILIVLVLALIIYYTCKVQRKTSRIPGTAVSSSA; this comes from the exons ATGATGGCAG aTCATGGTGAACCTTGCACTGGGTCAGATGCATCCTACTGCATGAATGAAGGAAAATGCTTTAAAATACCCTCTATGTCCACACTCACCTGTGT ATGCAATACCAATTATGTAGGCAGCAGATGTGAGCAGTTTCAACTGGAGAGTACATCAGACAACAACCATGAGACAGGCATGATCGCTGCTATAGCCATCCTTCTCATCCTCATTGTGCTGGTGCTGGCTCTGATCATCTACTACACCTGCAA AGTGCAAAGGAAAACGTCAAGAATACCAGGGACAGCAGTGAGTAGTTCTGCCTGA